In a single window of the Arachis hypogaea cultivar Tifrunner chromosome 6, arahy.Tifrunner.gnm2.J5K5, whole genome shotgun sequence genome:
- the LOC140173654 gene encoding uncharacterized protein: protein MVGTAYQAAHDTSEEAIANVIVSGFSGQLKGWWDNYLSDNQKHSIFSAIKVNDQNEPIIGDDGEPIPDAVNTLIFTIASHFIGDPSLWKDRSAELLSNLRCKTLSDFRWYKDTFLTRVYTREDSQQPFWKEKFLAGLPKSLGDKVRDKIRSLTPDGIISYDELSYGQLISFIQKVALKICQDDKIQRQLAREKTQNRIDLGTFCEQFGLPACHPRKSKRPSNRKVFKPNPEKNFRRFKKGFQKPRNETGFQKNFQKYPQKNPIICYTCKKPRHVSKYCQLKGKINNLNLDPQIEEQINNLMIESSDDNSGPEFSDDNINNIQVDDVESSSDSDMK from the coding sequence ATGGTAGGTACAGCCTATCAAGCAGCCCATGACACCTCTGAAGAAGCTATAGCCAATGTTATTGTTTCTGGTTTTAGTGGCCAGCTGAAGGGATGGTGGGATAACTACCTTTCCGATAACCAAAAACACTCAATcttttctgccataaaagtcaatgACCAGAATGAACCCATCATTGGCGACGACGGGGAACCTATCCCCGATGCTGTCAATACCTTAATTTTTACCATAGCAAGCCACTTCATTGGTGATCCGTCTCTTTGGAAAGACCGTTCTGCTGAGCTGCTTTCCAATCTCAGATGCAAAACTTTGTCTGACTTTCGATGGTATAAAGACACCTTTCTTACTAGGGTTTATACCAGAGAAGACAGTCAACAACCTTTCTGGAAAGAAAAATTCCTTGCTGGACTCCCCAAATCCCTTGGAGATAAAGTAAGGGACAAAATTCGTAGCTTAACCCCTGACGGAATAATATCCTATGATGAGTTAAGTTATGGCCAACTCATTTCTTTTATCCAAAAGGTTGCCCTGAAGATTTGTCAAGATGATAAAATTCAAAGGCAACTTGCTCGTGAGAAAACTCAAAATCGTATCGATTTGGGAACTTTCTGTGAACAATTTGGTCTTCCTGCTTGTCATCCGAGGAAATCTAAAAGACCTTCCAACCGAAAAGTTTTTAAACCTAACCCTGAAAAGAATTTTAGAAGATTCAAAAAGGGTTTCCAAAAACCTAGAAATGAAACAGGTTTCCAAAAGAATTTTCAAAAGTATCCCCAGAAAAACCCCATTATTTGTTACACATGTAAAAAACCAAGACATGTTAGCAAATACTGTCAGTTAAAAGGAAAGATTAATAATCTGAATCTTGATCCTCAGATTGAGGAACAGATTAATAATCTTATGATAGAGAGTTCAGATGATAACTCTGGACCAGAATTTTCTGATGATAATATCAACAATATCCAAGTTGATGATGTTGAGTCCTCCTCAGATTCAGATATGAAGtaa